In one Bryobacteraceae bacterium genomic region, the following are encoded:
- a CDS encoding BsuPI-related putative proteinase inhibitor, which yields MRLLTIAALCAASSFAQDYFPLHVGNQWVYTQTGTFATAPVVVQVAESQVIDGRSFSLVRGLPEGPLWLHQSADGLLISIDPATKTESVWARFAAAEGGTYETSVTPCNSTASVRSRNATAELPVGTYGGALEIAYPNPTCADAGLESETFLPWIGLVKRTSTSIAGPVSLALSYARVGGVTVLSQPENAFALTIDKTSYAPAANINARLNIRATQTTPLTLSFSSGQRFDFAIRNDAGETVYTWSADKLFPAVLGTEAINGERNWAVSFPAPQAPGNYTVEGWLTSARPYKATVSFTVAER from the coding sequence ATGCGACTCCTTACCATTGCGGCTTTGTGCGCCGCTTCGAGCTTTGCTCAAGACTACTTCCCCCTTCACGTTGGAAATCAATGGGTTTATACCCAAACCGGGACCTTTGCCACAGCGCCCGTCGTCGTTCAGGTTGCCGAATCGCAGGTCATCGACGGCCGCTCATTCTCTCTGGTGCGCGGCCTCCCCGAGGGTCCGCTGTGGCTCCATCAATCCGCCGACGGTCTGCTGATCAGCATTGACCCGGCCACGAAGACCGAATCCGTATGGGCGCGATTCGCCGCGGCCGAAGGCGGTACCTACGAGACTTCGGTAACTCCCTGTAACTCAACCGCGAGTGTTCGATCGCGAAACGCCACCGCGGAATTGCCGGTGGGCACTTACGGCGGCGCGCTCGAAATCGCTTACCCGAATCCCACCTGTGCTGACGCCGGCCTGGAGAGTGAGACGTTTCTTCCCTGGATCGGCCTCGTCAAGCGGACCTCCACGAGCATCGCCGGGCCGGTCTCGCTCGCACTCTCCTACGCGCGCGTCGGAGGGGTCACCGTGCTGAGCCAACCCGAGAACGCTTTCGCGCTGACCATCGACAAGACCTCCTACGCACCCGCCGCCAACATCAACGCGCGGCTCAACATCCGCGCCACCCAGACCACGCCGCTTACGCTGAGCTTCTCGAGCGGCCAGCGGTTCGACTTCGCCATCCGCAATGATGCCGGCGAGACCGTCTACACCTGGAGCGCCGACAAGCTTTTCCCCGCCGTGCTCGGCACTGAGGCCATCAACGGCGAGCGCAACTGGGCCGTCTCCTTCCCCGCCCCGCAGGCCCCCGGCAACTACACCGTGGAAGGCTGGCTCACCTCCGCGCGCCCTTACAAAGCGACCGTATCGTTCACCGTCGCGGAGCGCTAA
- a CDS encoding CDP-alcohol phosphatidyltransferase family protein has protein sequence MAAPASGKAAQAKPAFKDAARAQLSLLAPLEKRTLVWLANHMPAGVNSDHLTALGLVSLAGAGLSYWYASQSKIGLALVIVFLIANWFGDSLDGTLARVRNRQRPRYGFYVDHVVDMFGTLFLIGGLGLSSYMSPWIAAGLVVAYFMLSIEVYLTTYTIGTFHLSFWKFSPTELRILLAIGNCVLLAGLTHGQILGRRFLLFDIGGVVGIFGLLAMLLWAVARHTAHLYDAERLPK, from the coding sequence ATGGCCGCACCCGCTTCCGGCAAGGCCGCGCAGGCGAAGCCTGCCTTCAAGGACGCCGCGCGCGCCCAGTTAAGCCTCCTCGCACCGCTCGAAAAGCGCACCCTCGTCTGGCTTGCCAACCACATGCCCGCCGGGGTGAACTCAGACCATCTCACCGCGCTCGGCCTGGTCTCGCTTGCCGGGGCCGGGCTCAGCTACTGGTATGCCTCGCAAAGCAAGATCGGGCTCGCGCTGGTGATCGTGTTCCTCATCGCCAATTGGTTCGGCGACTCGCTCGACGGCACACTCGCCCGGGTCCGCAACCGCCAGCGCCCGCGCTACGGCTTCTACGTCGACCACGTCGTCGACATGTTCGGAACGCTGTTCCTCATCGGCGGACTCGGCCTCTCCAGCTACATGTCGCCCTGGATCGCGGCCGGGCTCGTGGTCGCTTACTTCATGCTCTCGATCGAGGTCTACCTCACCACGTACACGATCGGAACCTTCCATCTCTCGTTCTGGAAGTTCTCGCCCACGGAGCTTCGCATCCTGCTCGCCATCGGCAACTGCGTGCTTCTCGCCGGGCTCACCCACGGCCAGATCCTCGGCCGCCGCTTTCTGCTCTTCGATATCGGCGGCGTCGTGGGCATCTTCGGGCTGCTCGCCATGCTGCTCTGGGCCGTGGCGCGCCACACGGCGCACCTCTATGACGCCGAGCGTCTCCCGAAGTAG
- a CDS encoding GtrA family protein — protein MTPSVSRSSALALALRWLKFNAVGAVGIGVQLAALWLFKSALGLHYLVATALAVELAVLHNFVWHELWTWRPAARTPRTTAARLARFNLTTGLISIASNLLLMRLLVGTLGLPYLHANLAAIALTNIANFAAAEWLVFGRKIEE, from the coding sequence ATGACGCCGAGCGTCTCCCGAAGTAGCGCTCTCGCCCTCGCGCTCCGGTGGCTGAAGTTCAACGCCGTCGGAGCCGTGGGCATCGGCGTCCAGCTCGCCGCTCTTTGGCTCTTCAAATCCGCGCTCGGCCTCCACTATCTGGTGGCCACCGCGCTCGCCGTCGAGTTGGCCGTGCTTCACAACTTTGTCTGGCATGAACTCTGGACCTGGCGTCCCGCCGCCCGCACGCCGCGCACCACCGCCGCGCGCCTGGCCCGCTTCAACCTCACCACCGGACTCATCTCCATCGCCTCCAACCTCCTCCTCATGCGCCTCCTCGTCGGCACGCTCGGGCTCCCTTACCTGCACGCCAACCTAGCCGCCATCGCCCTCACCAACATCGCCAACTTCGCCGCCGCCGAATGGCTTGTGTTCGGGCGTAAGATTGAGGAATGA
- a CDS encoding molybdopterin-dependent oxidoreductase: MTRTSTCALDCPDACSVLVDIDENGNAVKLRGNPDHPVTQGFLCAKVTRYLDRQYHKDRLLHPLKRTGPKGSGQFARISWDEALDTIAARFSALAAEPESILPYSYAGTMGFLQGSSMDRRFFHRLGASRLDRTVCSSTAGAAQGRTLGARYGTEPEQFADAKLILLWGANTLATNVHLWPFLVEARRRGARLYAIDPVRHKTAALADRHYAVNPGSDHALALGLIHVILRDRLENRAYIDAHTTGIAEIERAAREYTPERAAALTGIAAADIETLAREYAATRPAVIKLGLGPQRSERGGAAISSIATLPALTGSWRERGGGLQLSTSGAFAVDRAALEMPELQKRSPLGREARMINMIRLGRALVDPAGAEVPVKALFVYNANPAAIAPDQGRVLEGLAREDLFTVVAEQMPTDTAAFADIVLPATTFLEHTDLYFAYGHYYIQLARPAVAPAGEARPNTGIFRDLAARMGLDDPCFRDSDDDMIDQALASGHPFLKGITRTGLEQNHFQRLNLSAPGEPFQPFANGGFFGKPDGKCDLASAAVAYQPPRESRLGDEALRSRYPLELLSPKNHHSLNSTFGYRDSTNEETAIVHVNRADADARGIHHGDAVRLFNDRGSLILRAEVDGVVQTGVVSAPAVRWPGRAPDNRNVNALVSDALTDIGNGPVFYSCLVQLEKCGD, encoded by the coding sequence ATGACGCGGACCTCCACGTGCGCACTCGATTGTCCCGACGCCTGCTCGGTACTCGTCGACATCGACGAAAACGGAAACGCCGTCAAACTGCGCGGCAACCCGGATCACCCGGTGACGCAAGGCTTCCTTTGCGCCAAGGTCACCCGCTACCTCGATCGCCAATATCACAAAGATCGCCTGCTCCACCCGCTGAAACGCACCGGCCCAAAAGGCTCCGGCCAGTTCGCCCGTATCTCCTGGGACGAGGCGCTCGATACCATCGCCGCGCGGTTTTCCGCCCTCGCCGCCGAACCCGAATCGATCCTCCCTTACAGCTACGCCGGCACGATGGGCTTTCTCCAGGGCTCCTCGATGGACCGCCGCTTCTTCCACCGCCTCGGCGCCTCCCGCCTCGATCGAACCGTCTGTTCCTCCACCGCCGGCGCCGCCCAGGGACGCACCCTCGGCGCGCGCTACGGCACCGAACCCGAGCAGTTCGCCGACGCGAAGCTCATCCTGCTGTGGGGCGCCAATACCCTCGCCACCAACGTCCACCTCTGGCCTTTCCTCGTCGAAGCCCGCCGCCGCGGGGCGCGACTCTATGCCATCGACCCCGTCCGCCACAAGACCGCCGCCCTGGCTGACCGGCATTACGCCGTCAACCCCGGCTCCGATCACGCCCTCGCGCTCGGCCTGATCCACGTCATCCTCCGCGACCGCCTCGAAAACCGCGCCTACATCGACGCGCACACCACCGGCATCGCCGAAATCGAACGCGCCGCCCGCGAATACACGCCGGAACGCGCCGCCGCGCTCACCGGCATCGCCGCCGCCGACATCGAAACGCTCGCCCGCGAATACGCAGCCACGCGCCCGGCGGTCATCAAGCTCGGCCTCGGTCCGCAGCGCTCCGAACGCGGCGGCGCGGCCATCAGCTCCATCGCCACACTCCCCGCCCTCACCGGATCGTGGCGGGAACGAGGCGGTGGATTGCAGCTCAGCACCTCCGGCGCTTTCGCGGTCGATCGCGCCGCGCTCGAGATGCCCGAACTGCAGAAGCGCTCCCCCCTCGGCCGCGAGGCGCGCATGATCAACATGATCCGCCTCGGTCGCGCGCTCGTCGACCCCGCCGGCGCCGAAGTCCCGGTGAAGGCGCTTTTCGTTTACAACGCCAACCCCGCCGCCATCGCGCCGGACCAGGGCCGCGTCCTCGAGGGGCTCGCCCGCGAGGACCTGTTCACCGTGGTCGCCGAGCAGATGCCAACCGACACCGCCGCCTTCGCCGACATCGTGCTCCCCGCCACAACGTTCCTCGAGCACACCGACCTTTACTTCGCCTACGGCCACTACTACATCCAGCTCGCCCGGCCCGCCGTCGCGCCCGCCGGCGAAGCCCGCCCCAACACCGGGATCTTCCGCGATCTGGCCGCGCGCATGGGCCTCGACGACCCCTGCTTCCGCGATTCCGACGACGACATGATCGACCAGGCGCTCGCCTCGGGGCACCCCTTCCTCAAGGGCATCACCCGCACCGGCCTCGAACAAAACCACTTCCAGCGCCTCAACCTCTCCGCTCCTGGCGAACCCTTCCAGCCGTTCGCCAATGGCGGCTTCTTCGGGAAACCCGACGGCAAGTGCGACCTGGCCAGCGCGGCCGTCGCCTACCAGCCGCCGCGGGAATCCCGCCTCGGCGACGAAGCGCTCCGCTCCCGTTACCCGCTCGAACTCCTCTCTCCGAAGAATCACCATTCGCTCAACTCGACCTTCGGCTATCGCGACTCCACCAACGAAGAGACCGCTATCGTCCACGTCAACCGCGCCGACGCCGATGCCCGCGGCATCCACCACGGCGACGCCGTCCGGCTCTTCAACGATCGCGGCAGCCTCATCCTCCGCGCCGAAGTCGACGGGGTCGTACAGACGGGTGTCGTTTCCGCCCCCGCCGTCCGCTGGCCCGGCCGCGCTCCGGACAATCGCAACGTCAATGCACTCGTCTCCGATGCCCTCACCGACATCGGAAACGGTCCCGTTTTCTACAGTTGTCTGGTACAACTGGAGAAATGCGGCGACTGA
- a CDS encoding TraR/DksA C4-type zinc finger protein: MTKVELNKFKQILETKQAELARVLRNREAIAIEKSADALDEVQHAAERELAIRNLDRESGLLRQVKGGLRRINEGSYGVCAHCEEEINPKRLAAVPWAQYCVHCQELADRALQDGDESEGFEEVLVNAA, encoded by the coding sequence ATGACGAAAGTAGAACTCAACAAATTCAAGCAGATCCTGGAGACCAAACAGGCCGAACTGGCCCGCGTGCTCCGCAACCGAGAGGCCATCGCAATCGAGAAGAGCGCCGATGCGCTGGATGAAGTCCAGCACGCAGCCGAGCGCGAACTCGCCATCCGCAACCTCGACCGCGAGTCGGGGCTCCTCCGTCAGGTGAAGGGCGGTCTCCGCCGCATCAACGAAGGCTCCTATGGAGTCTGCGCCCACTGCGAGGAAGAGATCAACCCCAAACGGCTCGCCGCGGTGCCGTGGGCGCAGTACTGCGTCCACTGCCAGGAACTCGCCGATCGTGCGCTGCAGGACGGTGACGAATCCGAGGGCTTCGAGGAAGTCCTCGTGAACGCCGCCTAA
- the pgeF gene encoding peptidoglycan editing factor PgeF: protein MWRSPVLAGLGWCEHGFGTRLADPWAEAEAPIANLRQVHSNTILKMESGCDRPSAPEGDGMVSGVAGLWLSIRTADCVPVLIADGKRRVVGAAHAGWRGTVAGIVPGLVERMTREFGTDPSDIAAAVGPAIGVCCFEVGPEVATQFEGRWEGVTQGRYVDLAATIVCQLRQSGVAAAKIDAGGPCTRCSTEFHSFRRDREGAGRMHSAIRIR, encoded by the coding sequence GTGTGGCGATCTCCGGTCCTGGCCGGGCTCGGCTGGTGCGAGCACGGATTTGGGACGCGGCTGGCGGATCCGTGGGCGGAGGCTGAAGCGCCGATCGCGAATCTGCGGCAGGTTCATTCAAACACAATCCTGAAGATGGAGTCCGGGTGCGACCGGCCTTCTGCGCCGGAGGGCGACGGAATGGTGTCGGGCGTGGCCGGATTGTGGCTATCGATCCGGACGGCGGATTGCGTGCCGGTGTTGATCGCCGACGGGAAGCGGCGGGTGGTGGGGGCGGCCCATGCCGGGTGGCGGGGGACGGTGGCTGGGATCGTGCCGGGGCTGGTGGAGCGCATGACGAGGGAGTTCGGTACGGATCCGTCCGATATCGCGGCCGCGGTGGGTCCGGCGATCGGCGTGTGCTGCTTCGAAGTGGGCCCGGAGGTGGCGACTCAATTCGAGGGGCGTTGGGAGGGAGTGACGCAGGGTCGCTATGTGGATCTGGCGGCAACGATTGTGTGCCAATTGAGACAATCGGGCGTGGCGGCGGCGAAGATCGATGCAGGCGGGCCGTGCACGCGGTGCTCGACGGAGTTTCACTCATTCCGGCGCGACCGGGAAGGCGCGGGACGAATGCACTCCGCGATTCGAATCCGGTAG
- a CDS encoding SDR family oxidoreductase encodes MKRYVVTGGAGFIGSQLVRSLLATRQGTVAVVDNFLSGKAENLEEVRQNVEVHDADIRDEEKMKVLLAGADVVFHLAAIPSVPRSITDPLPSHDVNINGTFSVLRACAAGGVGRVVYAASSSAYGDTPTLPKTESMQANPKSPYAAQKLMGEYYASCFDSCFGLQTVSLRYFNVYGPRQDPSSPYSGVISIFMSCLLEGRSPMIYGDGGQTRDFTFVEDVAALCIKASEAEGVSGRVFNAGNGNRYTLNDVWETLNRIEGTSIAAKYGPSRAGDVRDSQADTESAVKWLGHAPKFSLEEGLRRTLEWYRGAHAIAAV; translated from the coding sequence ATGAAGCGCTATGTGGTTACCGGCGGCGCCGGTTTTATCGGATCGCAACTGGTGCGGTCTCTCCTGGCGACCCGGCAAGGTACGGTTGCCGTGGTTGACAACTTCCTGTCGGGGAAAGCGGAGAATCTCGAGGAGGTCCGGCAAAACGTCGAGGTTCACGACGCCGATATCCGCGACGAGGAAAAGATGAAGGTGCTGCTGGCCGGGGCGGACGTGGTGTTCCATCTGGCGGCGATTCCGTCGGTGCCGCGGTCGATCACGGACCCGCTTCCTTCGCACGATGTGAACATCAACGGTACGTTTTCGGTGCTGCGTGCGTGCGCGGCGGGCGGCGTAGGGCGCGTGGTCTACGCAGCGTCGTCGTCGGCCTATGGAGATACGCCGACGTTGCCGAAAACGGAGTCGATGCAGGCGAATCCGAAGTCCCCGTATGCGGCGCAGAAGCTGATGGGCGAGTACTATGCGTCGTGTTTCGATTCATGCTTCGGGCTGCAGACGGTCTCTCTACGGTACTTCAATGTATACGGTCCGCGGCAGGATCCTTCGAGCCCGTATTCCGGCGTGATTTCGATCTTCATGAGCTGTCTGCTCGAAGGACGGTCGCCGATGATATATGGCGACGGCGGTCAGACGCGTGACTTCACGTTCGTCGAGGACGTGGCGGCGTTGTGTATCAAGGCGTCGGAGGCCGAAGGAGTATCGGGGCGCGTGTTCAACGCAGGTAACGGGAACCGGTACACGCTCAACGACGTTTGGGAGACGCTGAACCGGATCGAGGGGACGTCGATCGCGGCGAAGTACGGGCCGTCGCGGGCGGGCGACGTTCGGGATTCGCAGGCGGATACGGAATCGGCGGTGAAGTGGCTGGGTCATGCGCCGAAGTTTTCGCTAGAGGAAGGGCTGCGCCGGACGCTCGAGTGGTATCGCGGGGCGCACGCAATCGCCGCTGTCTGA
- a CDS encoding sugar phosphate isomerase/epimerase family protein — translation MVHRFRQAICNEVFEGWEFADTCKAVKAAGYDGIEIAPFTLAETPGEVSPARRKECARIMQDTGLGFVGLHWLMVSPKGLHVTTPDRALRERSWDHIRQLIDLSADLAELQPEKGVMIFGSPKQRSSTGGLTPAEATRHYTEGLAAVAEQAAGRGVTILVEALSSDQSDIVNSVAAAVEIVKEIGAPAIQTMFDTHNTADETEPHAVLVDRFYPYIRHVHINEMDGRHPGTGDYAFGPVFEVLARKGYPGWVSMEAFDFSAGAVKIAQDSLRYIERIEASIAV, via the coding sequence ATGGTCCATCGATTCCGGCAGGCGATCTGCAACGAGGTGTTCGAGGGTTGGGAGTTCGCCGATACGTGCAAGGCGGTGAAGGCGGCCGGGTACGACGGCATCGAGATCGCGCCGTTCACCTTGGCCGAGACTCCGGGCGAGGTTTCGCCGGCGCGGAGGAAGGAATGCGCGCGCATCATGCAGGACACCGGGTTGGGGTTCGTGGGGCTGCACTGGCTGATGGTGTCGCCGAAGGGCCTTCATGTCACCACACCGGACCGGGCGCTACGCGAGCGGAGTTGGGACCATATCCGGCAGCTCATCGATCTGTCGGCGGATCTGGCCGAGCTGCAGCCGGAGAAGGGCGTGATGATCTTCGGGTCGCCGAAGCAGCGCTCGTCGACGGGCGGGCTGACGCCGGCGGAGGCGACGCGTCATTACACGGAAGGTCTGGCGGCGGTGGCCGAGCAAGCGGCCGGGCGGGGCGTGACGATACTGGTGGAGGCGCTGTCGTCGGACCAGTCCGACATCGTCAACAGCGTGGCGGCGGCGGTGGAGATCGTGAAGGAGATCGGGGCACCGGCGATTCAGACGATGTTCGATACGCACAACACGGCGGACGAAACCGAGCCGCATGCGGTGCTGGTGGATCGCTTTTATCCGTATATCCGCCATGTCCACATTAATGAGATGGATGGGCGGCATCCCGGGACTGGCGACTATGCGTTCGGCCCGGTTTTTGAAGTACTTGCCCGGAAGGGCTATCCCGGGTGGGTATCCATGGAGGCGTTTGATTTTTCGGCCGGAGCCGTAAAGATCGCGCAGGACTCACTACGATATATAGAGAGGATCGAAGCCTCGATCGCGGTCTGA
- the tpiA gene encoding triose-phosphate isomerase: protein MRKPLMAGNWKMYKTPAETSAFFEKFLPVVAGSGHCDVLICPPFVNIAAAVEAARGSAVGVGGQNCYWKNEGAFTGEVSAPMLAAAGCRAVIIGHSERRQFFGETDATVLERTKAALAAGLMPIVCVGEMLADRDAGRTNAVLDEQFAGGIAGLPADDFAKIVIAYEPVWAIGTGRVATPEQAADAHQHLRSLAAAKFGADAAAGLRILYGGSVKPDNVKGLMAKPDIDGALVGGASLDAASFGLIVNF from the coding sequence ATGAGAAAACCATTGATGGCCGGCAATTGGAAGATGTACAAGACGCCGGCCGAGACGAGCGCGTTTTTTGAAAAGTTTCTGCCGGTGGTGGCCGGGTCCGGGCACTGCGACGTTCTGATTTGCCCGCCGTTTGTGAATATCGCGGCGGCGGTGGAGGCGGCGCGCGGGTCCGCGGTTGGGGTCGGCGGGCAGAACTGCTATTGGAAGAACGAAGGCGCGTTCACGGGTGAGGTATCGGCGCCGATGCTGGCGGCGGCGGGATGCAGAGCGGTGATCATCGGGCACAGCGAGCGCCGGCAATTCTTCGGCGAGACGGACGCGACGGTGCTCGAACGGACGAAGGCGGCCTTGGCGGCGGGGCTGATGCCGATTGTGTGCGTAGGCGAGATGCTGGCGGACCGGGACGCCGGCCGGACGAATGCCGTGCTCGACGAGCAGTTCGCGGGCGGGATCGCGGGACTGCCTGCGGATGACTTCGCGAAGATCGTGATCGCCTACGAGCCGGTGTGGGCAATCGGGACGGGACGGGTGGCGACGCCGGAGCAGGCGGCGGATGCGCATCAGCACTTGCGATCCCTGGCGGCGGCGAAGTTCGGAGCCGACGCGGCGGCGGGACTGCGCATCCTCTACGGCGGGAGCGTGAAGCCGGACAACGTGAAGGGGCTGATGGCGAAGCCGGATATCGACGGGGCGCTGGTGGGCGGCGCGAGTCTGGACGCGGCGTCGTTCGGGCTGATCGTCAATTTCTGA
- a CDS encoding ectonucleotide pyrophosphatase/phosphodiesterase: MARVFWLLWLLSFALEARPLLVISIDGLDHRYLRDADKLGLKIPNLRKLIDGGEWADKGVIGVWPTVTFPSHTTLVTGVRPDQHGIVNNNTAAGERYFFASYLKAPTLWDVAFKAGLKTGAVQWPVTVGAKTLTWDFPEYFQRRKGAAMDWASAAEKATPGLVEKMIARFPSMPQEWVDDRVRTLATIYLLKYEKPDLVLLHLIDHDGEAHYTGPFSMHAKAILEYQDELLGQILSARPAEMAVALVSDHGFERVDEVRNLQAAMKTAGVTGEVKVGGPLVTTEDAGVAEYMRRSDLVTEIPAAEWKRFRPNVAAPLAAFQPKPHLQFARAADALLSAKPDEPGTHGYWPMREDYHSTLILWGPGVKAGRLGEVDMLTIAPRLAAILGIKF; this comes from the coding sequence ATGGCACGAGTTTTCTGGCTACTTTGGCTGCTTAGTTTCGCGCTCGAGGCCCGGCCCCTGCTGGTGATCTCGATCGACGGGTTGGATCATCGCTACCTGCGCGACGCGGACAAGCTCGGGTTGAAGATCCCGAATCTGCGGAAGCTGATCGACGGGGGAGAGTGGGCGGACAAGGGCGTGATCGGCGTATGGCCGACGGTAACGTTCCCATCGCACACGACCCTGGTGACGGGAGTGCGACCGGACCAGCACGGCATCGTCAACAATAACACCGCTGCGGGCGAGCGCTACTTCTTCGCGAGCTACCTGAAGGCGCCGACGCTTTGGGACGTGGCGTTCAAGGCGGGGCTGAAGACGGGCGCGGTGCAGTGGCCGGTGACGGTGGGGGCGAAGACGCTGACGTGGGATTTTCCGGAGTACTTCCAGCGCCGCAAGGGCGCCGCGATGGATTGGGCGTCGGCGGCGGAGAAGGCGACGCCGGGATTGGTGGAAAAGATGATTGCGCGCTTTCCATCAATGCCGCAGGAGTGGGTGGACGATCGAGTGCGGACGCTGGCCACGATCTACCTGCTGAAGTACGAGAAGCCGGACCTGGTGCTATTGCACTTGATCGACCACGATGGCGAGGCGCACTACACGGGTCCGTTCTCGATGCACGCCAAGGCGATCCTCGAGTATCAGGACGAGTTGCTGGGGCAGATCCTGTCGGCGCGCCCTGCGGAGATGGCGGTGGCGCTGGTGAGCGACCACGGGTTTGAACGGGTGGACGAGGTGCGGAATCTGCAGGCGGCGATGAAGACGGCTGGAGTGACGGGAGAGGTGAAGGTTGGTGGGCCGCTGGTGACGACCGAGGATGCCGGTGTGGCGGAGTATATGCGTAGGTCGGACCTGGTGACGGAGATTCCGGCGGCGGAGTGGAAGCGCTTCCGGCCGAACGTAGCGGCGCCGCTGGCGGCGTTTCAGCCGAAGCCGCATTTGCAGTTCGCGCGTGCCGCGGACGCACTGTTGAGCGCAAAGCCGGATGAGCCGGGCACGCACGGCTACTGGCCGATGCGCGAAGATTATCATTCGACGTTGATTCTGTGGGGGCCGGGTGTGAAGGCGGGACGTTTGGGTGAGGTGGACATGCTGACGATCGCGCCCAGGTTGGCGGCGATTTTGGGAATCAAATTCTAG
- a CDS encoding phosphopentomutase, translating into MFERVVWVVLDSVGIGEMPDAAAYGDVGSDTLGNIARQRPLRLPNFQRLGLANIRAFAGMEAATSPEGAYGRCSLASPGKDTTTGHWEMVGIHLEKPFPLYPNGFPTDVMERFERAIGRGTLGNVAASGTEIIRELGEEHVRTGRPIVYTSADSVFQIAAHEAVIPVPELYRMCEAAREILRGKHEVGRVIARPFVGEPGAFTRTANRHDYAVAPPAGMLLDRLSEAGVGVTSVGKIHDVFLGRGIARSFRTKNNDDGMAKTLEAMEEGGRGLIYVNLVDFDQLYGHRNNVEGYAAALEAADAWAPAVEAKLGANDIVIFTADHGCDPTTPSTDHSREYVPLLVTGPRVRGRVDLGTRATLSDIGQTVGENFGVRIANGTSFLATLAA; encoded by the coding sequence GTGTTCGAGCGCGTGGTGTGGGTGGTGCTCGACAGCGTGGGGATCGGCGAGATGCCGGACGCGGCAGCCTACGGGGATGTGGGCAGCGATACGCTCGGCAACATCGCGCGGCAGCGTCCGCTGCGGCTTCCGAACTTCCAGCGCCTGGGATTGGCGAACATACGGGCGTTCGCCGGGATGGAAGCGGCGACGTCGCCCGAGGGCGCTTATGGGCGGTGCTCGTTGGCGTCGCCGGGCAAGGATACGACCACCGGCCATTGGGAGATGGTGGGCATTCACCTGGAGAAGCCGTTTCCGTTGTACCCGAATGGCTTTCCGACCGATGTGATGGAGCGGTTCGAGCGGGCGATTGGGCGCGGGACGCTGGGCAATGTGGCGGCTTCGGGCACGGAGATCATCCGCGAACTGGGTGAGGAGCACGTCCGGACGGGGCGGCCGATTGTATACACGTCGGCCGATAGCGTGTTCCAGATCGCCGCGCACGAGGCGGTGATTCCCGTGCCGGAGTTGTACCGGATGTGCGAGGCGGCGCGGGAGATTCTGCGCGGGAAGCACGAGGTGGGGCGGGTGATCGCGCGGCCGTTCGTGGGCGAGCCGGGGGCATTCACGCGGACGGCGAACCGGCACGATTATGCGGTTGCGCCGCCCGCCGGGATGCTGCTCGACAGGCTGTCGGAGGCAGGCGTCGGCGTGACGTCGGTGGGGAAGATCCACGACGTTTTTCTGGGGCGGGGGATCGCGCGCTCTTTTCGGACGAAGAACAACGACGACGGGATGGCAAAGACGCTGGAGGCGATGGAGGAGGGCGGTCGGGGTTTGATCTACGTGAATCTGGTCGATTTCGACCAGCTCTACGGGCACCGGAACAACGTGGAGGGCTACGCGGCGGCGCTCGAAGCGGCGGATGCGTGGGCGCCTGCGGTGGAGGCGAAGCTCGGGGCCAACGACATCGTGATCTTTACGGCGGATCATGGATGCGACCCGACGACGCCGTCGACGGATCACTCGCGGGAGTATGTGCCGCTGCTGGTGACGGGTCCGCGCGTGCGAGGCAGGGTGGATTTGGGGACGCGAGCCACGCTATCCGATATCGGGCAGACGGTGGGCGAGAATTTTGGAGTGAGGATTGCGAATGGCACGAGTTTTCTGGCTACTTTGGCTGCTTAG